One stretch of Rhizobium rhizoryzae DNA includes these proteins:
- a CDS encoding DUF378 domain-containing protein, producing MRAINLITLLLIIIGGVNWLLVGLANFDLVAALFGGQQALLSRIVYVLVGLSALWQLRPFVRAMNVGETAAQANTIRH from the coding sequence ATGCGTGCCATCAACCTGATCACCCTGCTTCTCATCATCATCGGCGGTGTCAACTGGCTACTTGTCGGCTTGGCCAACTTCGATCTCGTCGCGGCTCTCTTCGGTGGGCAGCAAGCCCTTCTTTCCAGAATAGTCTATGTTCTCGTGGGCCTGTCAGCTCTGTGGCAGTTGAGACCTTTCGTCCGCGCAATGAATGTGGGCGAAACCGCTGCCCAGGCAAATACAATTCGCCACTGA
- a CDS encoding glutathione S-transferase family protein, with amino-acid sequence MDGLVLYIANKNYSSWSLRPWMAMKAANVPFEEVLTQFDDSGGNPKFREFSPTGRVPVLKHGSLHIWESLAIIEYVAELYPEAGVWPYDPADRALARSISMEMLSGFRALRGACPMNMRREKRAIDLPDGVAGDVARITEIWKTMRHRSGGPFLFGAFSGADAMFAPVINRLDVYDIAVDDDTRSYMAAMQAHPAWIEWKEAALAEPWIVPADEA; translated from the coding sequence ATGGACGGGCTGGTACTTTATATCGCGAACAAGAATTATTCTTCCTGGTCCCTTCGTCCCTGGATGGCCATGAAGGCCGCGAATGTTCCATTCGAAGAGGTGCTGACCCAGTTCGACGATAGCGGCGGCAATCCCAAGTTCCGCGAATTCTCGCCGACCGGCAGGGTGCCGGTGCTGAAACATGGCAGCCTGCATATCTGGGAGTCGCTGGCCATCATCGAGTATGTGGCCGAGCTTTATCCGGAGGCTGGCGTCTGGCCTTATGATCCTGCCGACCGCGCATTGGCCCGCTCTATTTCCATGGAGATGCTTTCCGGCTTTCGTGCCCTGCGTGGCGCCTGCCCCATGAACATGCGTCGCGAGAAGAGGGCTATCGACCTGCCGGATGGTGTGGCAGGCGATGTAGCGCGGATCACCGAGATCTGGAAAACGATGCGGCATCGCTCCGGCGGGCCATTCCTGTTCGGTGCCTTCAGTGGTGCGGATGCGATGTTTGCGCCGGTGATCAACCGTCTGGACGTCTATGATATAGCGGTTGACGACGACACCAGATCCTATATGGCTGCCATGCAGGCGCATCCGGCATGGATCGAATGGAAGGAGGCGGCCCTGGCCGAACCCTGGATCGTTCCGGCGGATGAAGCCTGA
- the phaR gene encoding polyhydroxyalkanoate synthesis repressor PhaR, whose amino-acid sequence MAKTDGDVVIKKYANRRLYNTGTSTYVTLEDLAQMVKRGEDFTVQDAKSGEDITHSVLTQIIFEQESKTGNTLLPISFLRQLISYYGDQMQMVVPTFLEHSMKTFADQQTQMREQMTRAFGETPLTKNLQAPMQLMEEQVRRNTEMFRQAMQMFSPFGATPQATPEAAKKSADPRDIDDLKEQLRSLQNRLDSFGS is encoded by the coding sequence ATGGCCAAGACGGATGGCGACGTTGTCATAAAAAAATATGCCAACCGCCGGCTCTATAATACAGGCACCAGCACTTACGTGACGCTGGAAGATCTTGCGCAGATGGTCAAGCGCGGCGAGGACTTCACGGTACAGGACGCCAAGAGCGGCGAAGATATCACCCATTCCGTCCTGACGCAGATTATCTTCGAGCAGGAATCGAAAACCGGAAATACCCTGTTGCCGATTTCATTCCTGCGCCAGCTGATCTCCTATTACGGTGACCAGATGCAGATGGTGGTGCCCACCTTCCTCGAGCACTCGATGAAGACCTTCGCCGACCAGCAGACGCAAATGCGCGAACAGATGACGCGCGCCTTCGGCGAAACGCCACTCACAAAGAACCTGCAGGCGCCTATGCAATTGATGGAAGAGCAGGTGCGGCGAAATACGGAAATGTTCCGTCAGGCCATGCAAATGTTCTCGCCCTTTGGTGCAACACCGCAGGCCACGCCGGAAGCGGCGAAGAAGAGCGCCGACCCACGCGACATAGACGATCTGAAAGAGCAGTTGCGCAGCTTGCAGAACCGGCTGGACAGCTTCGGCTCGTGA
- a CDS encoding RNA-binding S4 domain-containing protein encodes MTGEPLGEQRQRIDKWLFFARLVKSRALAQALVEGGFVSVNGQVITLPSRMIRCGDRIDLALESGDKRLVMRAPGERRGPYPEASRLYEDVSEPQARLSAFERAQRMVRPLK; translated from the coding sequence ATGACGGGAGAGCCACTTGGAGAGCAGCGTCAGCGCATCGACAAGTGGCTTTTCTTTGCCCGGCTTGTGAAGTCCAGAGCGCTGGCCCAGGCTCTCGTGGAAGGCGGGTTCGTCTCGGTCAACGGCCAGGTGATCACACTGCCGAGCCGCATGATCCGTTGCGGGGACCGCATCGATCTTGCCCTTGAGAGCGGTGACAAACGGCTCGTGATGCGGGCTCCTGGCGAGCGCCGCGGTCCTTATCCGGAAGCATCCCGACTGTACGAGGATGTTTCCGAGCCACAGGCAAGGCTTTCGGCCTTCGAACGCGCTCAGCGAATGGTTCGCCCCCTGAAATAA
- a CDS encoding glycine zipper domain-containing protein, with product MKKILTAAALVGMLASCTATERGTAIGAGTGAVIGGAVTNSWGGAAVGAVGGGLVGAAIGQSQERRGYCIYRDRYGRNYEARCR from the coding sequence ATGAAAAAGATTCTTACCGCCGCAGCATTGGTCGGCATGCTTGCATCCTGCACGGCAACAGAACGCGGAACGGCTATTGGTGCCGGCACCGGTGCAGTCATCGGCGGTGCCGTGACGAATAGCTGGGGCGGTGCAGCCGTTGGCGCAGTCGGTGGCGGTCTGGTTGGCGCAGCCATCGGCCAGTCGCAGGAACGTCGGGGCTACTGCATCTATCGTGACCGTTATGGCCGCAACTACGAGGCGCGTTGCCGCTAA
- a CDS encoding DUF3309 family protein — translation MLGTILLVILILLLIGALPNWGHSRNWGYGPSGGLGLVVLIIIILLLMGRI, via the coding sequence ATGCTCGGCACTATTCTTCTTGTGATCTTGATCCTTCTCTTGATCGGTGCCCTGCCAAACTGGGGCCACAGCCGCAATTGGGGCTATGGTCCATCGGGTGGGTTGGGCCTTGTCGTACTCATCATCATCATCCTGCTCCTGATGGGCAGGATCTAA
- a CDS encoding PDR/VanB family oxidoreductase, translating to MRSKLEWRAARVLAIETPAEDVRAVTFDVDGLCSFFDPGSHTNIKVSINGEPAIRTYTVLPSEPGTLKIAVKLHPNSRGGSAFVWGLKPGDETEMTEPENRFELSWRASHYLLVAGGIGITPIYGMAKALATRGQSVRLIYGARSRDQMAFADELRTILGDRIETFSQEDGQAFNLASEFAALPPDGEAYICGPHGLLETARNLWRESGRPMSRLRFEVFGDSGRFAEQAFHVNVPHREKSIEVRADQTMLDALMEAGIDMIYDCRRGECGLCAITVLEASAPLDHRDVFFSAEERHKEAKICACVSRAVGGTITIDTGYRKDGGVKTTHACA from the coding sequence ATGCGCTCCAAATTGGAATGGCGCGCGGCGCGGGTGCTTGCCATCGAGACCCCTGCCGAGGATGTGCGCGCTGTAACCTTCGACGTTGATGGTTTATGTTCGTTTTTCGATCCTGGATCGCACACCAATATCAAGGTGTCGATCAATGGCGAGCCAGCCATCCGCACCTATACGGTTCTACCGAGTGAACCCGGTACTCTGAAAATTGCCGTGAAACTGCACCCCAATAGCCGCGGAGGCTCAGCCTTTGTCTGGGGGCTCAAGCCCGGTGACGAGACCGAAATGACCGAGCCGGAAAATCGGTTCGAGCTTTCGTGGCGAGCCTCGCATTACCTGCTGGTCGCTGGCGGCATCGGCATCACACCGATCTACGGAATGGCAAAGGCTCTCGCAACGCGTGGCCAGTCGGTTCGCCTGATTTATGGCGCCAGAAGCAGAGACCAGATGGCCTTCGCCGATGAACTCCGCACCATTCTGGGAGACCGTATCGAGACCTTCAGTCAAGAGGACGGACAGGCCTTTAATCTTGCCAGCGAATTTGCTGCCCTGCCGCCGGATGGAGAAGCATACATCTGTGGTCCCCACGGTTTGCTTGAGACAGCTCGAAATTTGTGGCGTGAAAGCGGCAGGCCGATGAGCCGGCTGCGTTTCGAGGTGTTTGGGGATAGCGGCCGCTTTGCCGAGCAAGCCTTTCATGTGAACGTGCCACATCGCGAGAAAAGCATCGAGGTGCGAGCAGATCAGACGATGCTGGATGCGCTGATGGAAGCCGGCATCGACATGATTTACGACTGTCGCCGCGGCGAATGCGGCCTTTGCGCCATCACCGTCCTGGAAGCATCCGCCCCGCTTGATCATCGCGATGTCTTCTTTTCTGCGGAAGAAAGACATAAGGAAGCGAAAATATGCGCCTGCGTTTCGCGAGCCGTTGGCGGCACGATTACGATTGACACCGGTTACCGCAAGGACGGCGGCGTTAAGACAACACACGCCTGTGCGTAA
- a CDS encoding acetyl-CoA C-acetyltransferase yields the protein MSQPSIVIASAARTAVGSFNGSFANTPAHELGAAAIKAALERAKVEASEVDEVILGQILTAGEGQNPARQAAMKAGIPQEKTAWGMNQLCGSGLRAVALGMQQIASGDARIIVAGGQESMSMAPHCAHLRNGTKMGDMKMIDTMIKDGLTDAFYGYHMGITAENVARQWQLSRDEQDQFALASQNKAEAAQKAGRFVDEITPFVVKGRKGDVTVDADEYIRAGATLESMTKLRPAFDKEGTVTAGNASGINDGAAVALLMSEEEAVRRGIVPMARIVSWATAGVDPQIMGTGPIPASRRALEKAGWSVKDLDLVEANEAFAAQACAVNKDMGWDPSIVNVNGGAIAIGHPVGASGARVMNTLLFEMKRRGAKKGLATLCIGGGMGVAMCFEAM from the coding sequence ATGAGTCAGCCATCCATCGTTATTGCGTCTGCGGCCCGCACTGCCGTCGGTTCATTCAACGGGTCTTTCGCCAACACACCTGCCCATGAGCTGGGTGCCGCCGCCATCAAGGCAGCGCTGGAACGCGCCAAGGTTGAAGCGTCTGAAGTCGATGAAGTCATTCTTGGACAGATCCTGACCGCTGGCGAGGGACAGAATCCGGCCCGTCAGGCGGCGATGAAGGCGGGCATTCCGCAGGAAAAGACGGCCTGGGGCATGAACCAGCTCTGCGGCTCGGGTCTGCGCGCCGTCGCGCTTGGAATGCAGCAGATCGCTTCAGGCGACGCCCGCATCATCGTGGCGGGTGGTCAGGAATCGATGTCCATGGCGCCGCATTGCGCGCATCTGCGCAACGGCACCAAGATGGGCGACATGAAAATGATCGATACCATGATCAAGGACGGCCTGACGGACGCCTTCTACGGCTATCACATGGGTATCACGGCCGAGAACGTGGCACGTCAGTGGCAGCTTTCTCGCGACGAGCAGGATCAATTCGCACTGGCTTCCCAGAACAAGGCGGAAGCTGCGCAGAAGGCTGGTCGTTTTGTCGACGAAATCACGCCCTTCGTGGTGAAGGGACGCAAAGGTGACGTGACGGTCGATGCGGATGAATATATCCGCGCTGGCGCCACGCTGGAAAGCATGACCAAGCTGCGACCGGCCTTCGACAAGGAAGGAACGGTGACCGCTGGTAATGCCTCCGGTATCAATGACGGGGCAGCCGTCGCGCTTCTGATGAGCGAGGAAGAAGCTGTGCGCCGCGGTATCGTGCCTATGGCTCGTATCGTATCCTGGGCAACGGCGGGCGTCGATCCGCAGATCATGGGAACAGGACCAATTCCCGCTTCCCGCCGCGCGTTGGAGAAGGCGGGCTGGTCAGTCAAGGATCTGGATCTGGTCGAAGCAAACGAAGCCTTTGCTGCGCAGGCCTGCGCCGTCAACAAGGACATGGGCTGGGATCCTTCGATCGTGAACGTGAACGGCGGTGCGATCGCCATCGGCCATCCGGTGGGTGCTTCCGGCGCGCGTGTCATGAACACGCTTCTGTTTGAAATGAAGCGGCGCGGCGCCAAGAAGGGTCTTGCGACGCTTTGCATCGGCGGCGGCATGGGCGTTGCCATGTGCTTCGAGGCCATGTGA
- a CDS encoding RNA polymerase factor sigma-32, which yields MNAMSADRNMIKIAMSAPYLAREEERDLAVRWKDDQDQDARNQIALAHMRLVIAMASKFRGFGLPMSDLVQEGYVGLLEAAARFEPARDVRFSTYASWWIRASMQDYILRNWSIVRGGTSSAQKALFFNLRRLRAKLARGDSNLTAQAIHEEIATALGVSLADVQTMDARLSSNDASLQAPSISGDADSAERLDMLESAEPLPDEQVSGMIDGERRMRWLQGALTKLNDREKKIIRARRLTDDGATLEALGAELGISKERVRQIESRAIEKLKSALVSINPQMAAAC from the coding sequence ATGAACGCCATGTCCGCAGATCGCAACATGATCAAGATCGCCATGTCGGCACCCTACCTCGCCCGTGAAGAGGAGCGCGATCTGGCTGTCCGATGGAAAGACGATCAAGACCAGGATGCTCGCAATCAGATTGCTCTGGCCCACATGCGCCTCGTCATCGCCATGGCTTCCAAGTTCCGCGGTTTTGGTTTGCCAATGAGCGATCTCGTTCAAGAAGGCTATGTAGGGCTGCTGGAAGCGGCGGCAAGGTTTGAGCCTGCGCGCGATGTACGATTTTCGACCTATGCGAGTTGGTGGATCCGCGCTTCGATGCAGGATTACATTCTGCGCAACTGGTCTATCGTTCGTGGCGGGACCAGTTCAGCGCAGAAGGCGCTGTTCTTCAATCTACGCCGTCTGCGCGCGAAGCTCGCACGTGGCGACAGCAACCTGACGGCTCAAGCTATTCATGAGGAGATTGCGACGGCACTGGGCGTCAGCCTGGCTGACGTTCAGACTATGGACGCCCGCCTCTCCAGCAATGATGCGTCCTTGCAGGCTCCGTCGATCTCGGGCGACGCCGATAGCGCTGAGCGACTGGATATGCTGGAAAGTGCCGAGCCGCTTCCGGATGAACAGGTTTCCGGCATGATCGATGGTGAGCGCCGGATGCGCTGGCTGCAGGGCGCCTTGACGAAGTTGAACGACCGGGAGAAGAAAATCATTCGTGCCCGGCGTCTGACGGATGATGGTGCGACGCTGGAGGCGCTTGGTGCAGAACTGGGAATTTCCAAGGAGCGTGTGCGCCAGATCGAAAGCCGCGCAATCGAAAAGCTGAAATCAGCGTTGGTCTCGATCAATCCGCAGATGGCGGCCGCCTGCTAA
- the fdxA gene encoding ferredoxin FdxA → MTYVVTDNCIRCKYTDCVEVCPVDCFYEGENFLVIHPDECIDCGVCEPECPAEAIKPDTEPGLDKWLKVNAEYAQVWPNITVKRDAMPEAKEMDGVQNKFEQYFSAEPGKGD, encoded by the coding sequence ATGACGTATGTCGTGACTGATAACTGTATCCGTTGCAAGTATACCGATTGCGTCGAAGTCTGCCCGGTAGATTGCTTCTATGAGGGCGAAAACTTCCTGGTAATCCATCCGGATGAGTGCATCGATTGCGGTGTCTGTGAACCGGAATGTCCAGCAGAGGCCATCAAGCCCGACACGGAGCCGGGTCTCGACAAGTGGCTCAAGGTCAATGCCGAATATGCCCAGGTCTGGCCCAACATTACGGTGAAGCGTGATGCCATGCCGGAAGCCAAGGAAATGGACGGCGTGCAAAACAAGTTCGAGCAGTACTTCTCGGCAGAGCCGGGCAAGGGCGACTGA
- a CDS encoding CarD family transcriptional regulator, which yields MTTQQKKSSARHGFKTGEAIVYPAHGVGTITAIEEQEVAGMKLELFVIDFEKDKMRLKVPVAKAVSIGMRKLSENDFVERALKVVQGKARVKRTMWSRRAQEYDAKINSGDLISIAEVVRDLYRAENQPEQSYSERQLYEAALDRMAREIAAVNKMSDTEAVRLVETNLAKSPKRGKAIDEDDAQEEAA from the coding sequence ATGACGACCCAGCAGAAAAAATCTTCAGCGCGCCACGGATTCAAGACCGGTGAAGCCATCGTCTATCCGGCGCACGGAGTGGGTACTATCACGGCGATCGAGGAACAGGAAGTTGCTGGCATGAAGCTGGAGCTTTTTGTGATCGATTTTGAAAAGGACAAGATGCGCTTGAAAGTTCCAGTCGCCAAGGCTGTGAGCATCGGCATGCGCAAGCTGTCCGAGAACGATTTCGTCGAACGCGCTCTCAAGGTCGTTCAGGGCAAGGCTCGTGTGAAGCGCACCATGTGGTCACGCCGCGCGCAGGAATATGATGCGAAGATCAACTCTGGCGATCTGATTTCCATCGCAGAAGTGGTGCGTGATCTCTATCGTGCTGAGAATCAGCCTGAGCAGTCGTATTCCGAACGCCAGCTTTACGAAGCTGCATTGGACCGGATGGCTCGCGAAATTGCTGCCGTCAACAAGATGTCGGACACGGAAGCTGTCCGCTTGGTCGAGACCAATCTTGCCAAAAGCCCAAAGCGTGGCAAGGCCATCGATGAAGACGATGCGCAGGAAGAAGCGGCGTAA
- a CDS encoding beta-ketoacyl-ACP reductase produces MSRVALVSGGTRGIGSAIALALKTAGYKVAANYAGNEEKANAFRDVTGIPVFKWDVSSYEACVDGIARVEAELGPVEVLVNNAGITRDAMFHKMSPAQWNEVINTNLTGLFNMTHPVWSGMRDRSFGRIINISSINGQKGQMGQANYSAAKAGDLGFTKALAQEGAAKNITVNAICPGYIATEMVMAVPEKVMNERILPQIPVGRLGQPEEIARCVVFLASDEAGYITGSTISANGGQYFA; encoded by the coding sequence ATGTCGAGAGTAGCATTGGTATCGGGCGGAACACGGGGCATCGGCTCTGCAATCGCCCTGGCGTTGAAGACAGCGGGCTACAAGGTTGCGGCGAATTATGCCGGCAACGAAGAAAAAGCGAATGCATTCCGTGATGTGACCGGCATTCCCGTTTTCAAATGGGACGTTTCATCCTACGAGGCGTGCGTGGACGGCATCGCGCGGGTAGAAGCGGAGCTCGGCCCGGTTGAAGTGCTCGTCAACAATGCCGGCATCACACGTGACGCCATGTTCCACAAAATGAGCCCGGCTCAATGGAATGAAGTCATCAACACCAATCTGACCGGTCTCTTCAACATGACGCATCCGGTCTGGTCCGGCATGCGGGACCGCAGTTTCGGCCGCATCATCAATATTTCATCCATCAATGGCCAGAAGGGCCAGATGGGACAGGCGAACTATTCCGCTGCCAAGGCGGGTGACCTCGGCTTCACCAAGGCGCTGGCGCAGGAAGGTGCTGCGAAAAACATCACCGTCAACGCAATCTGCCCGGGCTATATCGCGACTGAAATGGTCATGGCGGTTCCGGAAAAGGTGATGAACGAGCGCATTCTGCCGCAGATCCCGGTCGGGCGTCTTGGCCAGCCGGAGGAGATCGCGCGCTGCGTGGTGTTCCTCGCTTCTGATGAGGCGGGCTATATCACCGGCTCGACGATCTCTGCCAATGGTGGACAGTATTTTGCGTGA
- a CDS encoding helicase-related protein, which translates to MILSGRGVTAVLGPTNTGKTHYAIERMVAHGSGVIGLPLRLLAREVYTRLVEKVGPTHVALVTGEEKITPPNARFSVCTVEAMPRETKSAFVAIDEVQLAGDLERGHIFTDRILHLRGREETLLLGAGTMRPILERLLPGLTVIERPRLSQLFYAGQKKITRLPQRSAIVAFSADEVYAIAELIRRQRGGAAVVLGALSPRTRNAQVGLYQSGDVEYLVATDAIGMGLNLDVDHVAFAQDRKFDGYQFRNLNPGELGQIAGRAGRHLRDGTFGVTGQVQPFDDELVERIETHQFDPVKVLQWRSKALDFSSLRDLRASLDVAPVIQGLTRALPATDSQALDYLSRYPEVIDMATNPERVEKLWDACALPDYRRITPAQHADLISTIFSDLVRIGWVNEDFMAEQVQRADRTDGEIDTLSARIAQIRTWTYVSNRPGWLAHPTHWQEKTREIEDRLSDALHERLTKRFVDRRTSVLMKRLRENAMLEAEISVNGDVFVEGHHVGQLAGFRFTPIAGTEGPDAKAVQGAAQKALALEFEARAARLYACGNGDLALGSDGFVRWLGEPVAKLAAGDHIMHPRLILLSDEQLTGNARDHVAARLERFVNHHIATVLKPLDDLSRAEDLQGLAKGLAFQLVENLGLMFRRDVADEVKSLDQDARASMRRYGIRFGAYHIFMPLLLKPAPAELITLLWALKNDGLDKPGYGDLIPALAAGRTSVVTDPSFERSFYKLAGFRFLGKRAVRVDILERLADLIRPLLQWKPGSSARPDGAYDGRRFVTTTAMLSILGATPDDMEEILKGLGYRADAVSAEEAQAFLASQQPSSVAPASDAAETTDSGDDADPAPQEQAGETPVAPEVAAEATAGEPAVAEEPKPVLLWRPGGGRAENQRGGQRPQGERRAPNNAPRQGEGRRDNRDNRERGERTEQGGRPNRDGGSNRDGGRPNHRGDRQEGRPDRGRGDRPERGDRGKAPQPARFEAKPPRKEKPIDPDSPFAKLAALKEQMKK; encoded by the coding sequence ATGATCTTGAGCGGTCGCGGTGTAACTGCGGTCCTCGGCCCGACGAACACCGGCAAGACGCATTATGCGATCGAGCGAATGGTGGCGCATGGCTCTGGGGTCATTGGGCTTCCTCTTCGGCTTCTCGCACGTGAGGTCTATACAAGGCTGGTCGAGAAAGTCGGACCGACCCATGTGGCGCTTGTCACGGGCGAAGAAAAGATCACCCCGCCCAATGCCCGTTTTTCCGTCTGCACCGTCGAGGCGATGCCGCGCGAGACGAAGTCCGCCTTTGTAGCCATCGATGAAGTGCAGCTTGCAGGCGATCTGGAGCGTGGCCACATCTTCACCGACCGCATCCTGCACTTGCGGGGACGGGAAGAGACTCTGCTGCTGGGCGCCGGCACCATGCGGCCAATCCTGGAGCGGCTACTTCCTGGGCTGACGGTGATCGAGCGACCGCGCCTTTCGCAGCTGTTTTATGCCGGGCAAAAGAAAATCACCCGCCTGCCGCAACGCTCTGCCATTGTCGCGTTCTCCGCCGACGAGGTTTATGCGATCGCGGAACTCATTCGTCGTCAGCGTGGTGGCGCCGCCGTCGTTCTGGGTGCGCTGAGCCCCCGGACTCGCAACGCGCAGGTGGGGCTCTACCAGTCCGGTGATGTGGAGTATCTGGTTGCAACCGATGCGATCGGCATGGGCCTCAATCTCGATGTCGATCATGTGGCCTTCGCGCAGGATCGCAAGTTCGACGGCTATCAGTTTCGCAATCTCAATCCCGGAGAACTCGGGCAGATTGCCGGACGTGCGGGCCGACATCTGAGGGATGGCACGTTTGGTGTGACGGGACAGGTCCAGCCGTTCGATGATGAGTTGGTCGAGCGAATCGAGACCCACCAGTTCGATCCCGTGAAGGTTCTGCAATGGCGTTCCAAGGCGCTCGATTTCTCGTCCTTGAGAGATCTGCGAGCAAGTCTTGATGTGGCACCCGTCATCCAGGGGTTGACGCGTGCGCTTCCGGCAACGGACAGCCAGGCGCTGGACTATCTGTCGCGATATCCGGAGGTCATTGATATGGCCACAAACCCGGAACGCGTCGAGAAATTGTGGGATGCCTGTGCGCTCCCGGACTACCGAAGAATTACGCCTGCCCAGCATGCGGACCTGATTTCGACGATTTTTTCGGATCTGGTGCGAATCGGCTGGGTGAACGAAGATTTCATGGCCGAACAGGTGCAGCGCGCCGACCGGACGGATGGCGAGATCGATACGCTTTCCGCGCGAATCGCACAGATTCGGACGTGGACTTATGTATCCAACCGGCCGGGGTGGCTTGCGCATCCGACACACTGGCAAGAAAAGACTCGGGAAATCGAGGACAGGTTGTCGGACGCGCTGCATGAAAGGTTGACGAAACGCTTTGTTGATCGCAGGACATCTGTGCTCATGAAGCGCCTGAGAGAGAATGCGATGCTGGAAGCTGAAATCAGTGTGAATGGAGATGTCTTCGTAGAGGGACATCACGTCGGTCAACTCGCCGGTTTCCGGTTTACCCCGATAGCGGGTACCGAGGGGCCAGATGCGAAAGCCGTGCAGGGGGCAGCCCAGAAGGCGCTGGCGCTCGAATTCGAGGCGCGCGCCGCGCGTCTCTACGCGTGCGGCAATGGCGATCTGGCGCTCGGATCTGACGGCTTCGTTCGCTGGCTGGGCGAGCCGGTCGCAAAGCTCGCGGCTGGCGACCACATCATGCATCCGCGCCTCATCCTGCTCTCCGACGAGCAGTTGACTGGTAATGCGCGTGATCATGTGGCGGCGCGTCTTGAGCGCTTCGTCAACCATCACATTGCAACAGTGCTGAAGCCGCTGGACGATCTGTCTCGCGCCGAAGACCTCCAGGGTCTGGCTAAGGGTCTGGCGTTTCAGCTGGTCGAGAACCTCGGTCTGATGTTCCGTCGGGATGTGGCCGATGAGGTCAAGTCGCTGGATCAGGATGCGCGCGCTTCGATGCGCCGCTATGGCATCCGCTTCGGTGCCTACCATATCTTCATGCCGCTCCTGCTGAAGCCGGCACCGGCAGAACTCATCACGCTCCTCTGGGCGTTGAAGAACGACGGTCTGGACAAGCCGGGTTATGGCGATCTGATCCCGGCACTGGCGGCGGGCCGCACCTCTGTTGTCACGGATCCGTCCTTCGAGCGGAGCTTCTACAAGCTTGCGGGCTTCCGCTTCCTGGGCAAGCGTGCCGTGCGCGTCGATATCCTTGAGCGTCTGGCCGATCTCATTCGTCCGCTCCTGCAATGGAAGCCGGGTTCCAGCGCGCGTCCTGACGGCGCCTACGACGGACGTCGTTTTGTCACGACAACCGCCATGCTTTCCATTCTGGGCGCGACGCCTGATGACATGGAAGAAATTCTCAAAGGCCTGGGCTATCGCGCCGACGCGGTGAGCGCTGAAGAGGCGCAAGCCTTCCTGGCCAGCCAGCAGCCTTCTTCGGTCGCGCCAGCCTCTGATGCGGCTGAAACCACTGATTCAGGGGATGATGCAGATCCAGCGCCGCAGGAACAGGCTGGCGAAACGCCTGTCGCACCTGAAGTTGCTGCCGAAGCGACTGCGGGTGAACCTGCCGTAGCTGAAGAGCCGAAGCCTGTCCTTCTCTGGCGTCCCGGCGGCGGCCGTGCGGAAAATCAGCGTGGCGGACAGCGTCCGCAAGGCGAACGCCGTGCGCCGAACAATGCGCCTCGTCAGGGTGAAGGTCGTCGCGACAATCGTGACAACCGCGAAAGAGGTGAGCGCACCGAGCAGGGCGGACGTCCGAACCGGGACGGCGGTTCCAATCGTGATGGTGGTCGCCCTAATCATCGTGGCGATCGGCAGGAGGGTCGTCCTGACCGCGGCCGGGGCGACCGTCCCGAGCGTGGAGATCGCGGCAAAGCGCCGCAGCCAGCCCGCTTCGAGGCCAAGCCTCCGCGCAAGGAGAAGCCGATTGATCCGGATTCACCTTTCGCAAAGCTCGCTGCCCTGAAAGAGCAGATGAAGAAGTAA
- the rpmF gene encoding 50S ribosomal protein L32: MAVPKRKVSPSKRGMRRSADALKNPTYVEDKNSGELRRPHHIDLKTGMYRGRQVLTPKESA, encoded by the coding sequence ATGGCAGTACCGAAGAGAAAAGTGAGCCCGTCCAAGCGCGGTATGCGCCGTTCGGCTGACGCCCTGAAGAACCCGACCTACGTCGAAGACAAGAACTCCGGCGAACTGCGTCGTCCGCACCATATCGACCTGAAGACCGGTATGTATCGTGGTCGCCAGGTTCTGACGCCGAAGGAAAGCGCATAA